Proteins encoded together in one Heliomicrobium gestii window:
- a CDS encoding DUF1858 domain-containing protein has product MMITETMGIGECVAKFPNTVPVFMSFGMSCLGCSAARFENIGQGARAHGIDVDKLIEELNKVAGKGDESCGCGCGCE; this is encoded by the coding sequence ATGATGATCACCGAAACCATGGGTATTGGCGAATGCGTGGCCAAGTTTCCCAATACGGTGCCTGTTTTCATGAGCTTCGGCATGAGCTGCCTGGGCTGCTCGGCGGCCCGCTTTGAGAACATCGGGCAAGGCGCCCGCGCGCACGGCATCGATGTGGATAAACTGATCGAAGAACTGAACAAGGTCGCCGGTAAAGGTGACGAGTCTTGCGGTTGCGGTTGCGGCTGCGAATAA
- a CDS encoding PHP domain-containing protein, whose amino-acid sequence MSKMDLHTHSTASDGSLTPRELVAAARREGVGLMALTDHDTIDGVAEAREAGKELGVTVLAGVELSVDHEQREMHLLGYHIDPDHPALRAGLQQLIQYREERNPKIIELLRSMGIPITMEEVAQEAGSTVIGRPHFGRVLVKKGIVASVDEAFARYLGSGKPAYVKKERLLPEEGIALLRRAGGIPVLAHPVFLPEQSYSELLRLLQRLKAAGLAGIEAYYPEHSFDDIRKFVRLAAEIGLYVTGGSDFHGSGKPSARLGRILPDGGPLPEEVRKRIEEWIGYV is encoded by the coding sequence ATGAGCAAGATGGACTTGCATACCCACTCGACAGCGTCCGATGGTTCGTTGACGCCGCGTGAACTGGTCGCCGCGGCCAGGCGCGAGGGAGTGGGCCTGATGGCGTTGACCGATCACGACACCATCGATGGTGTCGCTGAGGCGCGGGAAGCGGGGAAAGAACTGGGCGTTACGGTCCTGGCCGGAGTGGAACTGAGCGTCGACCATGAACAGCGAGAGATGCATCTCCTGGGCTATCATATCGATCCCGATCACCCCGCCCTCCGGGCGGGCTTGCAGCAGTTGATCCAGTACCGGGAAGAACGGAATCCCAAAATCATTGAACTGTTGCGGTCCATGGGAATTCCGATTACTATGGAAGAAGTGGCGCAGGAGGCGGGGAGCACGGTCATCGGTCGTCCCCACTTCGGTCGGGTGCTGGTCAAAAAAGGCATCGTCGCCTCTGTCGATGAAGCCTTCGCCCGCTACCTCGGCAGCGGCAAGCCGGCCTATGTGAAAAAAGAACGGCTTCTGCCCGAGGAAGGGATCGCGCTGCTGCGCCGCGCCGGGGGCATCCCTGTGCTGGCACACCCTGTTTTTCTGCCCGAACAATCCTATTCGGAACTGCTCAGGCTGTTGCAGCGCTTAAAGGCTGCCGGTCTGGCGGGCATTGAAGCCTATTACCCGGAGCATTCCTTCGACGATATCCGTAAGTTTGTCCGACTGGCTGCAGAAATAGGCCTCTATGTCACCGGGGGAAGCGATTTCCACGGAAGCGGCAAGCCGTCGGCCCGCCTGGGCCGCATACTGCCTGACGGAGGTCCTCTGCCGGAGGAGGTCCGAAAACGCATTGAGGAGTGGATCGGCTATGTATGA
- a CDS encoding chemotaxis protein CheC: MDFLSLTPMQMDALREVGNVGAGNSATALSQMVQKAIDMKVPSLGVVPFDHVADHMGGPETLVAGVYLRVEGKAPANLLFVLPIDSAKALVDMLMGFPPGTTQGIGEMETSALKEVGNILAGTYLSALAMFTRLTFEQSVPALAIDMAAAIISVVLTSIAEVGDHALLLATEFVGEGQQIAGSLFLIPEEGSLELILGSLGLA, translated from the coding sequence ATGGATTTTTTGAGTTTGACCCCTATGCAGATGGATGCGTTGCGGGAAGTGGGGAACGTGGGCGCCGGCAACTCGGCCACGGCCCTTTCTCAGATGGTTCAAAAAGCGATCGACATGAAGGTCCCTTCGCTGGGGGTTGTGCCCTTTGATCATGTGGCCGACCACATGGGTGGACCGGAAACTTTGGTTGCCGGCGTATACCTGCGCGTGGAAGGCAAGGCGCCGGCGAACCTGCTTTTTGTCTTGCCCATTGATTCGGCAAAGGCTCTTGTGGACATGTTGATGGGCTTTCCCCCCGGGACGACCCAGGGGATCGGCGAGATGGAAACATCGGCTCTCAAAGAAGTGGGGAACATCCTGGCAGGCACCTACCTCAGCGCCCTGGCCATGTTCACGCGCCTCACCTTCGAGCAGTCTGTTCCCGCCCTGGCCATTGACATGGCGGCGGCGATCATCAGCGTAGTGCTGACATCCATCGCCGAGGTGGGCGATCATGCCCTGCTGCTGGCCACCGAGTTTGTTGGCGAGGGACAGCAGATCGCCGGCTCTCTTTTCCTGATCCCGGAAGAAGGTTCTCTTGAATTGATCCTCGGTTCTTTGGGTTTGGCATGA
- a CDS encoding STAS domain-containing protein, translating to MLEYRTRKLGSCNIVDLQGEIDGLGLERFKKALTEAVTEKCEAIVLNFTDVVFISSSGLGALVAYYKQLQSDNLQLSVFGLRDVIRQVFEIVRLNKVIAIVDSEEDALALVSAAKE from the coding sequence GTGTTAGAGTACAGGACGCGCAAGCTCGGCTCGTGCAATATCGTCGATTTGCAAGGCGAGATCGATGGTCTCGGCCTCGAACGGTTTAAGAAGGCCTTGACAGAAGCGGTGACAGAGAAATGTGAAGCCATCGTGTTGAATTTTACCGATGTCGTTTTTATCAGCAGTTCCGGTCTGGGGGCCTTGGTGGCTTATTATAAACAGCTGCAATCGGACAACCTGCAACTGTCGGTTTTCGGACTCAGGGATGTGATCCGTCAGGTCTTTGAAATCGTGCGACTCAACAAGGTGATCGCCATCGTCGACTCCGAAGAGGATGCCCTCGCGTTGGTGAGTGCGGCAAAGGAGTGA
- a CDS encoding ABC transporter ATP-binding protein: MNRQPAQSRSALIEMTAVGKSFPFGGSRLQVLSGIDLQVAPGEFLAVMGPSGSGKSTLMNLIGCMDRPSEGDYRLADQETARLAEKELCRLRNRLVGFVFQSFHLLPRLTAWRNVETPLFYAGVPPEDRRRRSKDLLERVGLGHRLHHRPTELSGGERQRVGIARAMANDPALILADEPTGNLDQQTGREILELFAALRREGKTIVMVTHDPDVANWADRVVRIKDGKLCATA; encoded by the coding sequence ATGAACCGACAACCGGCCCAGTCGAGAAGCGCCTTGATCGAAATGACCGCCGTGGGTAAGTCCTTCCCCTTCGGCGGCAGTCGCTTGCAGGTGCTCTCCGGCATTGACCTCCAGGTGGCGCCCGGCGAGTTCTTGGCCGTCATGGGTCCCTCGGGAAGCGGCAAATCGACACTGATGAACCTCATCGGATGCATGGACCGGCCCAGCGAGGGCGACTACCGGCTAGCCGACCAGGAAACAGCCCGTCTGGCCGAAAAAGAACTCTGCCGCCTGCGCAACCGGCTGGTGGGTTTTGTCTTTCAGTCCTTTCACCTGCTCCCGCGCCTGACGGCCTGGCGCAACGTAGAAACACCGCTCTTTTATGCCGGCGTCCCACCGGAGGACCGGCGCCGCCGGTCGAAGGATCTGCTGGAGCGGGTCGGCCTCGGCCACCGGCTGCACCATCGGCCGACAGAACTCTCCGGCGGCGAACGACAGCGGGTCGGCATCGCCCGGGCAATGGCCAACGACCCGGCGTTGATTCTGGCCGACGAACCGACGGGCAACCTGGACCAACAGACAGGCCGGGAGATCCTGGAACTATTCGCCGCCCTTCGCCGGGAAGGCAAGACCATCGTCATGGTCACCCATGACCCCGATGTGGCGAACTGGGCCGACCGGGTCGTCCGGATTAAGGATGGGAAGCTCTGTGCAACTGCATGA
- a CDS encoding YkgJ family cysteine cluster protein, which translates to MERVVLERREFPDGLGYDVTACHPGATVADYLGAVDAFFERSIWTALRQGCNRTGWNACEGCPGCCRERIPLTVADAVRLALSLPDVAERAQSAGVVTAEDLLQAIEAFGHIHTRGRAVDITLRRTEDGWCGLFNHSTHRCHRHAFRPLVCRTYFCCPVSHRAEKLRQRLLNAGEDELVRRLLLSSKGAELTARGLRLSDYPPGPWSETAGLSLRFESEALLAPLLTGLNLAR; encoded by the coding sequence ATGGAACGGGTTGTGCTGGAGCGGCGAGAGTTTCCTGACGGCCTCGGCTATGACGTGACTGCCTGCCACCCCGGCGCTACAGTGGCCGATTACCTGGGGGCAGTGGATGCTTTTTTTGAACGTTCGATCTGGACGGCTCTCCGTCAAGGCTGTAACCGAACAGGGTGGAACGCCTGTGAGGGATGTCCCGGTTGTTGCCGAGAGCGGATCCCCTTGACAGTGGCCGACGCGGTTCGCCTGGCCCTGTCGTTGCCCGATGTGGCCGAGCGGGCGCAGAGCGCCGGGGTGGTGACGGCAGAGGACCTGCTGCAAGCCATTGAGGCATTTGGTCACATCCATACCCGGGGAAGGGCCGTTGACATCACCCTTCGCCGCACCGAAGATGGTTGGTGCGGCCTTTTTAACCACTCGACCCATCGCTGCCACCGCCATGCCTTTCGCCCCCTTGTCTGCCGAACCTATTTCTGTTGTCCTGTCTCTCACCGCGCCGAAAAACTGCGTCAGCGGCTCCTGAATGCCGGCGAGGATGAGTTGGTTCGTCGACTCCTTCTTTCTTCAAAGGGAGCGGAATTGACTGCCAGGGGATTGCGTCTGTCCGACTACCCGCCGGGTCCATGGAGTGAGACGGCGGGGCTTTCCCTTCGCTTTGAGTCGGAGGCGTTGCTGGCGCCGCTCCTTACGGGCCTCAACCTTGCCAGATAG
- a CDS encoding ferritin-like domain-containing protein — translation MDFVNEVKLGVTKGTVVEDAVNANFRGETQETGLYLAMARQAQRQGYPEVAEVLKRIAWEEAEHAAHFAELNGMISESTKENLEKMLAGEIGANKGKKMAATEAKQNDIDAAHDFFDESSKDEARHAQMLKGMLDRYFK, via the coding sequence ATGGATTTTGTGAATGAAGTAAAACTGGGTGTCACGAAGGGCACTGTTGTTGAAGACGCCGTCAATGCCAATTTCCGCGGCGAAACCCAAGAGACCGGCCTGTATCTGGCCATGGCCCGCCAAGCCCAACGGCAGGGGTATCCGGAAGTGGCGGAAGTGCTGAAGCGCATCGCCTGGGAAGAAGCGGAACATGCCGCACACTTTGCTGAACTGAACGGGATGATTTCCGAGTCGACGAAGGAAAATCTGGAGAAAATGCTGGCCGGTGAGATTGGCGCCAACAAGGGCAAGAAGATGGCCGCCACTGAGGCGAAGCAAAACGACATCGACGCCGCCCATGATTTCTTCGATGAGTCCTCCAAGGATGAAGCCCGGCACGCCCAGATGCTCAAAGGGATGTTGGACCGGTACTTCAAGTAA
- a CDS encoding STAS domain-containing protein — protein sequence MLRYDSRNVGDVEIFTLSGDFDALGAAAFRNHVVPHIELGRRKFIFNFCGVGFIDSTGLGFLVSILKTTLKNKGRLRIACVVPVIYEIFVMTKLDRVFELDETEAGALQQIQGTTR from the coding sequence ATGCTGCGCTATGACTCCCGGAACGTGGGAGACGTGGAAATCTTCACCCTGTCGGGCGATTTTGACGCCTTGGGCGCGGCTGCCTTTCGGAACCATGTTGTCCCGCATATCGAACTGGGACGGCGGAAGTTCATCTTTAACTTCTGCGGCGTCGGCTTCATTGATTCGACCGGCCTTGGCTTTCTTGTGTCGATTTTGAAGACGACTCTTAAGAACAAGGGGCGATTGCGAATCGCCTGTGTCGTTCCGGTCATCTACGAGATCTTTGTCATGACGAAACTGGATCGGGTCTTTGAACTGGATGAAACGGAGGCAGGAGCGCTCCAGCAGATCCAGGGAACGACAAGGTGA
- a CDS encoding YitT family protein, which translates to MKKDIRSWLKDVLGITFGGLIFAFGLNYFIIANHLAEGGLTGVALTLHYLFGWPVGSTYLIMNIPLFAIGWRVLGTEFALKTVLGTVVASIGVDLTHAFQSPMPGDLLLASLYGGSAIGLGLGVIFLFGGSTGGGDIVARLVNHRWGLPMGRVLFMVDVVVITSVGFIFGQSVAMYTLVAVFVASRIIDFVQEGAYTARAAMIISEKSPEIAQRVLEELERGATVFNARGVYTDAEKNVLYCVVSRSELVRLKSLVYEIDPRAFMIINEVHEVLGEGFRNWHST; encoded by the coding sequence TTGAAAAAAGATATCCGCAGTTGGCTGAAGGATGTCTTGGGCATTACTTTTGGGGGCTTGATTTTCGCATTCGGCCTGAACTATTTCATCATCGCCAACCATCTGGCCGAGGGCGGCCTGACCGGCGTGGCGCTGACGCTGCACTATCTCTTCGGCTGGCCTGTCGGTTCAACCTATCTGATCATGAACATCCCCCTCTTCGCCATCGGCTGGCGGGTCCTCGGCACCGAGTTTGCCCTGAAGACAGTCCTGGGCACCGTGGTCGCTTCGATCGGTGTTGACCTGACCCACGCCTTTCAATCCCCCATGCCGGGAGACCTGCTGCTGGCTTCTCTGTACGGGGGGTCGGCCATCGGCCTCGGTTTGGGGGTCATTTTTTTGTTTGGCGGCTCGACAGGCGGCGGCGACATCGTCGCCCGCCTGGTGAACCACCGTTGGGGGTTGCCCATGGGCCGCGTCCTCTTCATGGTTGATGTGGTGGTGATCACATCGGTCGGCTTTATCTTTGGCCAATCGGTTGCCATGTACACCCTGGTCGCTGTCTTCGTGGCCAGCCGGATCATCGACTTCGTTCAAGAGGGTGCTTACACAGCCCGGGCGGCCATGATCATCTCGGAGAAATCCCCGGAGATCGCTCAGCGCGTCCTCGAAGAACTGGAACGGGGCGCCACGGTCTTCAACGCCCGCGGTGTCTACACCGATGCCGAGAAAAACGTCCTCTACTGTGTCGTCAGCCGCTCCGAACTGGTCCGGCTGAAGTCGCTTGTCTATGAGATCGACCCGAGAGCGTTCATGATCATCAACGAAGTCCATGAGGTGCTCGGCGAGGGATTTCGCAACTGGCACTCGACCTAG
- a CDS encoding class I SAM-dependent methyltransferase, protein MPLPLEQEIRTRIRATGPIPFRDYMEVALYHPQHGYYTAGDPPMGRGGDFITAPEISPFFGRVIGRQLTEMWEQMDRPDRFDIIEFGPGRGLLARAVLDALAASPLAGCLIYHLVEISSNLRAHQREALAGLPLAVYTDPSKATPGSYGWSAADTLPTGLTGVVFSNEFLDALPVHRLVIKDGRPWELYVAESEKRDRPFCWHYGPLSDPRLNDWIAGHIKGQGVPLEEGQVFEINLAAADWLQTIDHRLERAFVLTIDYGHPVERLYSPERQAGTLICYRRHQADADPLEDAGEKDMTAHVDFTSLQTIASALGWNNLGLTNQMWFLIHWLRPDDMRTGPSMTAEDFRRHQAMKKLLMPGGMGEIFKVLIQSKGLPPLPLTGLNGPSR, encoded by the coding sequence ATGCCCCTTCCACTGGAGCAAGAGATCCGCACCCGCATCAGGGCTACAGGCCCCATCCCCTTTCGCGACTATATGGAAGTCGCCCTCTACCACCCCCAGCACGGCTATTACACCGCCGGCGATCCGCCCATGGGCCGAGGCGGCGATTTCATCACCGCGCCAGAGATCAGCCCCTTTTTTGGCCGGGTCATCGGGCGGCAACTGACAGAGATGTGGGAACAGATGGACCGGCCCGATCGCTTCGATATCATTGAATTTGGACCCGGACGGGGACTCTTGGCGCGCGCCGTGCTGGACGCCTTGGCCGCCAGTCCCTTGGCTGGCTGTCTCATCTACCACCTCGTCGAGATCAGCTCCAACTTGCGCGCTCACCAGAGAGAAGCCCTCGCCGGACTGCCCTTGGCGGTCTACACCGATCCGTCGAAAGCCACACCCGGTTCTTACGGCTGGTCAGCCGCCGACACCCTCCCCACAGGTCTGACAGGTGTCGTTTTCTCCAATGAGTTTCTCGACGCCCTGCCGGTTCACCGCCTGGTCATCAAAGATGGCCGTCCCTGGGAACTCTATGTGGCGGAAAGTGAGAAACGGGACCGCCCCTTTTGTTGGCATTATGGACCCTTATCAGATCCCCGGCTCAACGACTGGATCGCCGGCCATATCAAAGGACAGGGCGTCCCCCTCGAAGAGGGGCAGGTCTTCGAAATCAATCTGGCCGCCGCCGACTGGTTGCAAACCATCGATCACCGGCTCGAACGGGCCTTTGTGCTCACCATCGATTACGGTCACCCTGTGGAACGGCTCTACAGCCCGGAACGCCAGGCAGGCACACTGATCTGCTACCGCCGTCACCAGGCGGACGCCGATCCCCTGGAAGACGCCGGCGAAAAGGATATGACCGCTCATGTAGACTTTACATCCTTGCAGACGATCGCCTCTGCGTTGGGATGGAACAACCTGGGGTTGACGAATCAGATGTGGTTTCTCATCCACTGGCTCCGGCCTGATGACATGCGGACAGGCCCTTCCATGACGGCAGAGGACTTCCGGCGCCACCAGGCCATGAAAAAGCTGCTCATGCCGGGGGGCATGGGTGAGATCTTCAAGGTTCTCATCCAGTCGAAGGGCCTGCCGCCGCTCCCGCTGACAGGCCTTAACGGGCCCAGCCGTTGA
- a CDS encoding HD-GYP domain-containing protein, producing MGIEFVTIGDKLARPIFTSDGQVLLGKGVVLTAGYISKLKNLGISAIYIEDDRFQDVHVEDAISEETRREALQNLKEATDYVRSGKKIDGAKIKGSVNGVIEDCLNSHGVLVNLMDIRTKENWLLPHSVSVCVMATMLGIARSLDRHRLQDLAIGALLHDVGLTMVPKEILDKGEDRLGAEEREIYEKHAEEGFNIIRRTGELSIVAAHVAYQHHERVDGTGFPRGIDDGDIHLYAKIVAIVDLYDKLINGAMGAKPLAPHQACEVLMGLSGRYLDLSLVQLFLKNVATYPTGISVRLSTGEIGVVVDQNRSIPMRPVVRVLLERHRFVEPKEYDMIKDTTVFIQDVLR from the coding sequence ATGGGGATTGAATTTGTCACAATCGGCGATAAGTTGGCTCGTCCGATCTTTACGTCCGATGGACAGGTCTTGCTGGGCAAGGGAGTCGTGCTGACAGCCGGCTACATCTCAAAATTGAAAAACCTTGGCATATCGGCGATTTATATAGAAGATGACCGTTTCCAGGATGTCCATGTCGAGGATGCGATCAGTGAGGAGACGCGCCGGGAAGCGTTGCAAAACTTGAAAGAAGCCACCGATTATGTCCGTTCCGGCAAAAAAATCGACGGCGCAAAGATCAAAGGTTCCGTCAATGGGGTCATTGAGGATTGCCTGAACAGCCACGGTGTTCTGGTCAACTTGATGGATATTCGCACGAAGGAAAATTGGCTGCTCCCCCACAGCGTTTCCGTTTGCGTGATGGCCACCATGCTCGGTATTGCTCGCTCGCTCGACCGGCATCGTCTTCAAGATCTCGCCATCGGAGCGTTGCTTCATGATGTTGGGCTGACGATGGTGCCCAAGGAGATCCTCGACAAGGGCGAGGATCGTCTCGGGGCGGAAGAGCGAGAAATCTATGAAAAACACGCCGAAGAGGGTTTCAATATCATCCGCCGGACAGGCGAACTGAGCATCGTGGCAGCCCATGTGGCCTATCAACACCATGAGCGTGTCGATGGAACGGGCTTTCCCCGGGGGATTGACGATGGGGATATCCACCTGTACGCAAAGATTGTGGCCATTGTTGATCTCTATGATAAGCTGATCAACGGCGCCATGGGCGCTAAGCCGTTGGCGCCCCACCAAGCCTGTGAGGTCCTGATGGGGTTATCGGGCCGTTACCTTGATTTGAGCCTTGTCCAACTCTTTTTAAAAAACGTCGCTACCTATCCCACGGGCATTTCGGTTCGTCTCTCCACCGGCGAGATCGGTGTTGTCGTCGACCAGAACAGGTCGATCCCCATGCGGCCTGTCGTGCGGGTGCTTCTGGAACGCCACCGCTTCGTCGAACCGAAAGAATATGATATGATCAAGGATACCACTGTTTTCATCCAGGACGTGCTGCGCTGA
- a CDS encoding efflux RND transporter periplasmic adaptor subunit: MLKLQRLLPLRMGLLPRVIVLLLATLPLLAGLYYLLPSPPEVITVTVDQGAVQKDLWISGEVKAKRQNTLFSSLPGPIEWIVDEGQRVNEGEPVARIAGQPLTTPIAGQLMEKKVPTGSWVPPGTPLAEVADPTDLVIQAMVDETDVLKLTPDQPVRWTLAGYPGQSFSGKVLTVSRVVSRDHEGNKGFRILLSAPPGITLYAGMTAEGRVILEQRDEALRISVDALWEQDGKPQVYLLRKGRAVTVSVETGLRDDNYAQILSGLQAGDRVIIPGGAKFTSGQSVRLKEPTKAEAGDKT; encoded by the coding sequence GTGCTCAAACTGCAGCGGCTTCTGCCGCTTCGTATGGGCCTGTTACCGCGTGTCATTGTCCTGCTGTTGGCAACGCTGCCTCTGCTGGCGGGCCTTTATTACCTGCTGCCGAGCCCGCCGGAGGTGATCACCGTCACCGTCGATCAGGGAGCGGTGCAAAAAGACCTGTGGATCAGCGGCGAGGTGAAAGCCAAACGGCAAAACACCCTCTTCTCCAGCCTGCCCGGTCCCATCGAGTGGATTGTCGATGAAGGACAGCGTGTCAACGAGGGGGAACCGGTGGCGCGCATCGCCGGGCAGCCGCTCACCACGCCCATCGCCGGTCAGTTGATGGAAAAAAAAGTGCCCACCGGCAGTTGGGTGCCGCCGGGGACACCGCTGGCCGAGGTGGCCGACCCGACCGATCTGGTGATCCAGGCCATGGTCGATGAGACCGATGTGCTCAAACTGACACCGGATCAGCCCGTCCGGTGGACGCTGGCCGGTTATCCGGGCCAGTCCTTTTCGGGCAAGGTGCTCACCGTCTCCCGTGTCGTCAGCCGCGACCATGAGGGTAACAAGGGATTTCGCATCCTCCTGAGCGCTCCGCCGGGCATCACCCTTTACGCCGGCATGACGGCCGAAGGCCGGGTGATCCTGGAACAGCGCGACGAAGCCCTCCGGATCAGCGTCGACGCCCTGTGGGAACAGGACGGTAAACCGCAGGTCTATCTGCTTCGCAAGGGACGGGCCGTGACCGTATCCGTAGAAACAGGCTTGCGCGATGACAACTACGCGCAAATCCTTTCCGGTCTCCAGGCCGGCGACCGGGTGATCATCCCCGGCGGGGCCAAGTTCACATCCGGCCAGAGCGTCCGACTGAAGGAGCCGACGAAAGCAGAGGCGGGAGACAAGACATGA
- the queD gene encoding 6-carboxytetrahydropterin synthase QueD: MYELIVQTHFDAAHFLRDYPGDCARVHGHTWQVEVTLMGRELDDLGMLIDFKEVKKAVKAICDQLDHRMINEHDYFQHRNPTAENLSCYFFHELAGWLKANHPHVRVATVRIWESPRASICYRADDDLSA, encoded by the coding sequence ATGTATGAACTGATCGTGCAAACCCATTTTGACGCCGCCCATTTTCTCCGGGACTACCCCGGCGATTGCGCTCGGGTGCATGGTCACACCTGGCAGGTGGAAGTGACCCTGATGGGGCGTGAACTGGACGATCTCGGGATGCTCATCGATTTTAAGGAAGTAAAAAAGGCGGTCAAGGCGATCTGTGATCAACTGGACCACCGGATGATCAATGAGCACGACTATTTTCAACACCGCAACCCGACGGCGGAAAACCTGTCTTGTTACTTTTTTCATGAGCTGGCAGGTTGGCTGAAGGCGAATCACCCCCATGTCCGCGTGGCGACGGTTCGCATCTGGGAATCGCCGCGAGCGTCTATCTGTTACCGGGCCGACGATGACCTTTCTGCCTAG
- the rd gene encoding rubredoxin, which translates to MKKYGCLVCGYVYDPVKGDPDNGIAPGTPFEELPEDWVCPLCGVGKDEFEPL; encoded by the coding sequence ATGAAGAAGTACGGCTGTCTGGTGTGCGGGTATGTGTACGATCCCGTAAAGGGCGATCCGGACAACGGCATTGCTCCCGGAACCCCCTTTGAAGAGCTTCCGGAGGATTGGGTCTGCCCCCTTTGCGGTGTCGGCAAAGACGAATTCGAGCCCCTATAG
- the pduL gene encoding phosphate propanoyltransferase yields MKYNVPVQVPVGVSNRHIHLSQADLDILFGSGYKLTEMKPLGQPGQFACKEVLIVAGPKGVIQNVRILGPTRKQTQVEVSRSDSFVLGLQPPVRDSGDLAGSPGCVLIGPKGTVILKEGVIIAARHLHIHSTEAEALHLKDKDRITVAFGGERSVLFQNVIVRAGETMALEFHLDTDEANAGLLKSGDRAYIIERCEPEAAEVTDAPVFVAS; encoded by the coding sequence ATGAAATACAATGTACCCGTGCAAGTACCGGTCGGTGTTTCCAACCGGCACATTCACCTTTCCCAGGCTGATTTGGACATCCTCTTCGGGAGCGGTTACAAGTTGACGGAAATGAAGCCGCTCGGACAGCCGGGCCAGTTTGCCTGTAAAGAGGTGCTCATCGTCGCCGGACCGAAAGGTGTTATCCAAAACGTGCGCATCCTGGGGCCGACGCGCAAACAGACCCAGGTTGAGGTCTCCCGCAGTGACTCCTTTGTCCTTGGGCTTCAACCGCCTGTCCGTGATTCCGGCGATCTGGCCGGCTCGCCCGGTTGCGTGCTGATCGGTCCCAAGGGCACGGTGATCCTGAAGGAGGGCGTGATCATCGCGGCGCGGCACCTGCATATCCACTCGACAGAAGCGGAAGCCCTCCATCTGAAGGATAAGGATCGCATCACTGTCGCCTTTGGCGGCGAGCGGAGCGTCCTTTTTCAGAACGTGATCGTTCGGGCTGGCGAGACGATGGCCCTGGAATTTCATCTGGACACCGATGAGGCCAACGCAGGCCTGTTGAAGAGCGGCGATAGGGCCTACATCATTGAAAGATGCGAACCAGAAGCGGCGGAAGTTACGGACGCCCCGGTGTTTGTCGCTTCGTAA